A window of the Sphaerobacter thermophilus DSM 20745 genome harbors these coding sequences:
- a CDS encoding 3'-5' exoribonuclease YhaM family protein translates to MQHYALDFATLVVGQVVEGIALAFRVERRHKKSGEPFLEFGLRDLERREVRAVKWDVVDGEEYSCPRLLYLTATVREYQGKRELHVTECAEHDGDITPYLPGPYRDDNRAVFYALADSIRDPGLAALVKRAVNTFPGFLMSPASARNHGAYREGLLEHSVNVARISDTAASLYNGAVDRDLLIAGALLHDIGKVGLHPVDAPDQVHPDARLLGHVVRGIRMVEQLLSTADDIDEERRAGLLHLIASHHGQPEWGAAVRPATIEAWILHYADQLDASVTGARDVLRAASPNEAWVWFPMRESRLRVPPTNGASDPDGQDEPDTALSYLDDSEDVPF, encoded by the coding sequence GTGCAACATTACGCGCTGGACTTCGCCACCCTTGTGGTGGGGCAGGTCGTCGAGGGCATCGCGCTCGCCTTCCGTGTGGAACGGCGACACAAGAAATCCGGCGAACCGTTCCTGGAGTTCGGGCTGCGCGACCTAGAGCGCCGTGAGGTACGCGCCGTCAAGTGGGACGTCGTGGACGGCGAGGAGTACTCCTGCCCACGGTTGCTGTATCTAACGGCCACCGTCAGGGAATATCAGGGGAAACGCGAACTGCACGTCACCGAGTGCGCTGAGCACGATGGCGACATCACCCCTTACCTGCCCGGCCCCTATCGGGACGACAACCGCGCGGTGTTCTATGCTCTTGCGGACAGCATCCGCGACCCCGGCTTAGCCGCCTTGGTGAAGCGTGCGGTCAACACGTTCCCCGGTTTCCTGATGTCACCAGCCAGCGCCAGGAATCACGGCGCCTACCGCGAGGGCCTGCTCGAGCACAGCGTCAACGTCGCGCGTATCAGCGATACGGCCGCATCGTTGTACAACGGCGCAGTCGATCGCGACCTGCTCATCGCCGGGGCGTTGCTCCACGACATCGGCAAGGTCGGCCTGCACCCGGTCGACGCGCCGGATCAGGTGCACCCGGACGCAAGACTCCTCGGTCACGTTGTCCGTGGCATCCGCATGGTCGAACAACTCCTCTCGACGGCGGATGACATCGACGAGGAACGGCGAGCAGGGCTCCTGCACCTCATCGCGAGCCACCACGGCCAGCCCGAGTGGGGTGCCGCCGTGCGCCCGGCCACGATCGAAGCCTGGATCCTGCACTATGCCGACCAGTTGGACGCAAGCGTTACAGGCGCCCGCGATGTGCTGCGCGCGGCCAGCCCGAACGAAGCGTGGGTGTGGTTCCCGATGCGAGAGTCCCGGCTTCGGGTTCCTCCCACCAACGGAGCGTCCGACCCAGACGGACAAGACGAGCCGGACACGGCGCTCAGCTATCTGGACGATTCTGAGGACGTTCCGTTCTGA
- a CDS encoding TetR/AcrR family transcriptional regulator, whose product MAPRPGLSRGLIVRTAADLLDEADGREVTLSQIAAALGVRTPSLYNHIDGQDDLRRGLAVFAVRELGARIARAAIGRTGEDAILAIGHAYRLFAHEHPRLYQASLRAPDPDHQALIDASEEILDVLRLVLEPYQLSPEDQIHAIRGLRSLMHGFVSLELAGGFGLPVNVDESYHRLLTAFIRGLQRERDE is encoded by the coding sequence ATGGCGCCTAGACCCGGACTGAGCCGCGGCCTCATCGTCCGAACCGCCGCCGACCTGCTGGACGAAGCGGACGGGCGGGAGGTGACGCTCAGCCAGATCGCCGCGGCGCTAGGGGTACGCACGCCGTCCCTCTACAACCACATCGACGGTCAGGACGACCTGCGCCGCGGACTGGCCGTCTTCGCAGTACGAGAGCTCGGCGCCCGCATTGCGCGCGCGGCGATCGGCCGCACCGGGGAGGATGCCATCCTTGCCATCGGGCACGCCTACCGGCTGTTCGCGCACGAGCATCCCCGGCTCTACCAGGCCTCGCTGCGCGCACCGGACCCGGATCATCAGGCGCTGATCGATGCCAGCGAGGAGATCCTGGATGTCCTGAGACTGGTGCTCGAGCCATACCAGCTCTCACCCGAGGACCAGATCCACGCCATACGCGGGCTGCGGAGCCTTATGCACGGCTTCGTCTCGCTGGAACTGGCCGGTGGCTTCGGCCTCCCGGTGAACGTCGACGAGTCCTACCACCGGCTCCTCACGGCGTTCATCCGCGGACTCCAGCGCGAGCGGGATGAGTGA
- the rsmA gene encoding 16S rRNA (adenine(1518)-N(6)/adenine(1519)-N(6))-dimethyltransferase RsmA — MRRRERSRQRRERERTEPTFRDLLEEIGVRPSKALGQNFLHDTRIVQRIAEVADLGPDDLVVEVGPGLGILTRELARRAGTVIAVELDTRLADHLRESLELENVRIVEGDILDLNLAELAGKRPYHVVANLPYSVAAAVIEHVLESDHRPGRMVVMVQREVAERIVARPPEMSVLAVAVQFYAVPRIAFRVGPGAFVPRPRVDSAVLRLDINPNPPLSGAERAAFFTLVRAGFSQRRKRLANALADALDLPKSVVGERLTAAGIDPDRRAETLSVEEWLAMQRSFGAHPSEVD; from the coding sequence GTGCGGCGACGGGAGCGCTCCCGGCAGCGGAGAGAGCGTGAGCGCACGGAGCCCACGTTCCGCGACCTGCTGGAGGAGATCGGCGTCCGGCCAAGCAAGGCGCTCGGCCAGAACTTCCTGCACGACACCCGGATCGTCCAGCGCATCGCGGAGGTTGCCGACCTTGGTCCCGACGACCTCGTGGTCGAGGTCGGCCCCGGCCTTGGCATCCTCACCCGTGAGCTGGCGCGCCGCGCGGGCACGGTGATCGCCGTTGAACTCGACACGCGCCTCGCGGACCACCTGCGCGAGTCGCTCGAACTAGAGAACGTGCGCATCGTCGAGGGCGACATCCTCGACCTGAATCTCGCCGAACTCGCCGGGAAGCGACCCTACCACGTGGTCGCCAACCTCCCGTACTCGGTCGCGGCGGCGGTCATCGAGCACGTCCTCGAAAGCGACCACCGCCCCGGACGCATGGTCGTCATGGTGCAGCGTGAGGTGGCGGAGCGGATCGTCGCCCGCCCTCCAGAGATGAGTGTCCTCGCGGTCGCCGTGCAGTTCTATGCGGTGCCCCGCATCGCCTTCCGCGTCGGCCCGGGCGCATTCGTGCCGCGCCCGCGCGTCGACTCCGCCGTGCTTCGCCTCGATATTAATCCGAATCCGCCCCTGTCCGGCGCCGAACGTGCTGCCTTCTTCACCCTCGTCCGGGCCGGGTTCTCCCAGCGCCGCAAGCGGCTCGCGAATGCCCTGGCCGATGCGCTGGACCTCCCGAAGAGCGTGGTTGGGGAGCGACTGACGGCCGCGGGGATCGATCCGGATCGCCGCGCTGAAACGCTCTCGGTGGAGGAGTGGCTCGCCATGCAGCGGAGCTTTGGAGCGCATCCGAGTGAAGTCGATTGA
- the ispE gene encoding 4-(cytidine 5'-diphospho)-2-C-methyl-D-erythritol kinase, with product MKSIELAAPLRLRAPAKVNLGLEVVARRPDGYHEVVTILQSVSLFDTIDLLPAPALRYTPPAGLERESDLLWRAVRLAEERFGVRLRAQIRLEKHIPLAAGLGGGSSDAGTLLGALAALAGIPLDEVERAAAALGSDVPFFVRGGTALATGTGTDLAPLSTPPNVWFVVVAPDLVIPAKTAALYGALTPDHFTDGVATRRLAAALERGDTLDPDLMHNTFTPVLREWDAVSRAIDALHAAGAQVVLPSGAGPSVFTVVPSQAVANAIADRLPAGIGRVYVCTTVARDSNASALQAAVG from the coding sequence GTGAAGTCGATTGAGCTGGCCGCCCCGCTCCGCCTGCGCGCACCGGCCAAGGTGAACCTCGGGCTGGAGGTCGTGGCCCGGCGGCCCGACGGCTATCACGAAGTTGTCACGATCCTGCAAAGTGTGAGCCTCTTCGACACCATCGACCTGCTGCCCGCCCCGGCGCTCCGCTACACGCCGCCCGCAGGCCTGGAGCGCGAGTCGGACCTGCTCTGGCGGGCGGTCCGGCTGGCTGAGGAGAGGTTCGGCGTGCGCCTGCGGGCGCAGATTCGGCTGGAGAAGCACATCCCGCTGGCAGCGGGCCTGGGTGGCGGCAGCAGCGACGCCGGCACCTTGCTCGGCGCCCTCGCCGCCCTGGCCGGCATTCCGCTCGATGAGGTCGAACGCGCCGCCGCGGCACTTGGCAGCGACGTCCCCTTCTTCGTCCGCGGCGGGACGGCACTGGCCACCGGGACCGGCACCGACCTGGCCCCCCTGAGCACGCCGCCGAACGTCTGGTTCGTCGTTGTCGCCCCGGATCTCGTCATCCCGGCGAAGACGGCAGCCCTCTACGGCGCGCTGACGCCGGACCATTTCACCGACGGCGTGGCGACGCGACGCCTGGCCGCAGCGCTGGAGCGCGGCGACACCCTCGATCCCGACCTCATGCACAACACCTTCACGCCCGTGCTCCGTGAATGGGATGCGGTGAGCCGGGCCATCGACGCGCTTCACGCGGCGGGCGCGCAGGTCGTCCTGCCGAGCGGCGCCGGGCCGTCGGTGTTCACCGTCGTCCCGTCCCAGGCGGTCGCGAACGCCATCGCCGACCGCCTCCCGGCTGGGATCGGTCGTGTCTACGTCTGCACGACGGTAGCCCGGGACTCCAACGCTTCCGCCCTGCAAGCCGCCGTGGGGTGA
- a CDS encoding MBL fold metallo-hydrolase, with protein sequence MKVTTHGDYLIQVTRWPLLFPVNVYLVREDDGFTLIDTGANGSGPGILAAATALGATIRRIVLTHAHSDHVGALDQLRGALPAAEVLMTDRSARLLRGERTLEIDGEHVTIPGRWPRRVTRPTHTIEPGDRVGSLQVVAAPGHAPDQVAFLDTRDHTLIAGDAFQTRGDVAVAGTIVPTFPFPSLFTWDKEAALDSARLLRSLEPSRLATGHGPVLEDPLAAMDRAIAVAQRKLAGGVPHGA encoded by the coding sequence ATGAAGGTCACAACCCATGGCGACTACCTCATCCAGGTGACCCGCTGGCCTCTCCTGTTCCCGGTCAACGTTTATCTGGTCCGCGAGGACGACGGCTTCACACTGATCGATACCGGAGCAAACGGCAGTGGACCGGGCATCCTGGCCGCCGCGACCGCGCTTGGCGCGACCATCCGCCGCATCGTGCTCACGCACGCGCACTCCGACCACGTGGGCGCGCTCGACCAGCTCCGCGGCGCGCTGCCCGCTGCCGAGGTGCTGATGACCGACCGCAGCGCCCGGCTGCTCCGCGGCGAAAGGACACTCGAAATCGACGGTGAACACGTCACCATCCCCGGCAGGTGGCCGCGCCGCGTGACCCGGCCGACGCACACCATCGAGCCGGGAGACCGGGTGGGCTCGCTGCAGGTGGTCGCCGCCCCAGGGCACGCGCCGGATCAGGTCGCGTTCCTTGACACGCGGGACCATACCCTCATCGCCGGTGACGCCTTCCAGACGAGGGGCGATGTCGCGGTCGCGGGCACGATCGTCCCGACGTTTCCGTTCCCTTCGCTCTTTACCTGGGACAAGGAGGCGGCCCTTGACTCGGCGCGGCTCCTGCGCTCGCTGGAGCCGTCGCGGCTGGCGACCGGACACGGTCCCGTGCTGGAAGACCCCCTGGCGGCCATGGACCGCGCAATCGCGGTAGCCCAGCGCAAACTGGCGGGCGGGGTTCCGCATGGCGCCTAG
- the groES gene encoding co-chaperone GroES — protein MASVKTQVRPLGDRVLVRPVQREEVTKSGIVLPDTAKEKPQRGEVLAVGPGRFDEDGEKRIPLDVKVGDHVLFAKYAGTELKIDDEELLILSEKDILAVVE, from the coding sequence ATGGCGAGTGTGAAAACGCAGGTCCGGCCGCTCGGGGACCGGGTCCTTGTGCGCCCGGTGCAGCGTGAGGAAGTGACCAAGAGTGGGATCGTCCTTCCGGATACGGCCAAGGAGAAGCCGCAGCGCGGTGAGGTGCTGGCGGTGGGTCCGGGCCGGTTCGACGAGGACGGCGAGAAGCGCATTCCGTTGGACGTCAAGGTCGGCGACCACGTCCTGTTCGCGAAGTATGCGGGCACTGAGCTGAAGATCGACGACGAGGAACTGCTGATCCTCAGCGAGAAGGACATCCTGGCGGTCGTTGAGTAA
- a CDS encoding PaaI family thioesterase yields MQSERVNSVVDHGCFGCGEKNPIGLRLAFYRHGEAGVRGTFTPAREHEGYLGMTHGGILSTVLDEAMSWAVLADGRLAVTMRMEVRFRRPVPVEQPVEVVAEVVRDRGRVVETRGEIRDGEGTVLVSATGAFIRVSDEQQAEWEAVYFRTERPQNRPDS; encoded by the coding sequence GTGCAGTCCGAGCGGGTCAATTCAGTCGTCGACCATGGATGCTTCGGTTGTGGGGAGAAGAACCCCATTGGTCTGCGGCTCGCCTTCTACCGGCACGGAGAGGCAGGCGTACGGGGTACCTTCACCCCGGCGCGCGAGCACGAGGGCTACCTCGGCATGACTCACGGAGGCATTCTCTCGACCGTCCTGGACGAGGCGATGAGCTGGGCCGTGCTGGCCGATGGCCGGTTGGCGGTGACGATGCGGATGGAGGTGCGTTTCCGTCGTCCGGTGCCGGTCGAGCAGCCGGTAGAGGTGGTCGCCGAAGTGGTGCGCGACCGGGGCCGCGTGGTCGAGACACGCGGTGAAATCAGGGACGGTGAGGGTACGGTGCTCGTCAGTGCCACGGGAGCTTTCATCCGCGTCTCCGACGAGCAGCAGGCCGAGTGGGAAGCCGTGTACTTCAGAACGGAACGTCCTCAGAATCGTCCAGATAGCTGA
- the groL gene encoding chaperonin GroEL (60 kDa chaperone family; promotes refolding of misfolded polypeptides especially under stressful conditions; forms two stacked rings of heptamers to form a barrel-shaped 14mer; ends can be capped by GroES; misfolded proteins enter the barrel where they are refolded when GroES binds) yields the protein MAKILEFNEQARQSLKEGIDTLANAVKTTLGPKGRNVALDKKFGAPTVTHDGVTVAKEIELEDPFANMGAQLLKEAATKTNDVAGDGTTTATVLAQAIVHEGLRNVAAGANAMMLKQGIDLASEKVVEALKGMAKEVRGKEDIAQVASISAADQEIGNLIADVMEKVGKDGVITVEESKGLAFETEYTEGMQIDRGYISPYFVTNTERMEAVLEDPYILITDKKISAVSDILPVLEQALQVTKNFMIIAEDVDGEALATLVVNKLRGTINCLAVKAPGFGDRRKEMLRDIAILTGGQVISEEVGRRLDSTTVQDLGRARRVVATKDETTIVEGHGKEEDIKGRIEQIKAQIEQTTSDFDREKLQERLAKLAGGVAVIKVGAATETELKEKKHRVEDALSATRAAVEEGIVPGGGVALLKAAEALDSIEAEGDVLTGVKIVKRALEEPLRGIVANAGLDGSVVVQNVRRLQQEKNSPTIGYDVIRNDYGDMLEWGIIDPVKVTRSAVENAASIASMILTTEALITDKPEEQKAPAMPGGMDY from the coding sequence GTGGCCAAGATTCTTGAGTTCAACGAGCAGGCGCGTCAGTCCCTGAAAGAGGGGATCGACACGCTTGCCAACGCCGTCAAGACGACGCTTGGCCCCAAGGGCCGCAACGTAGCGCTTGACAAGAAGTTCGGCGCCCCGACCGTTACCCACGACGGCGTGACCGTCGCCAAAGAGATCGAGCTGGAAGATCCCTTCGCCAACATGGGTGCCCAGCTCCTGAAGGAAGCGGCCACCAAGACCAACGACGTGGCCGGTGACGGAACCACCACCGCGACCGTGCTGGCGCAGGCGATCGTCCACGAGGGTCTGCGGAACGTCGCTGCTGGTGCCAACGCCATGATGCTCAAGCAGGGCATCGACCTGGCGTCCGAGAAGGTCGTCGAGGCCCTGAAGGGCATGGCCAAGGAGGTCCGCGGCAAGGAGGACATCGCCCAGGTCGCGTCCATCTCCGCGGCGGATCAGGAGATCGGTAACCTGATCGCCGACGTGATGGAGAAGGTCGGCAAGGACGGTGTCATCACCGTCGAGGAGTCCAAGGGCCTTGCCTTCGAGACCGAGTACACCGAAGGCATGCAGATCGACCGCGGCTACATCTCGCCCTACTTCGTCACCAACACCGAGCGGATGGAGGCCGTGCTCGAGGATCCGTACATCCTCATCACCGATAAGAAGATCTCGGCGGTCTCCGACATCCTGCCGGTGCTGGAGCAGGCGCTGCAGGTCACCAAGAACTTCATGATCATCGCCGAGGATGTCGATGGTGAGGCGCTGGCGACCCTGGTCGTCAACAAGCTGCGCGGCACCATCAACTGCCTCGCGGTCAAGGCGCCGGGCTTCGGTGATCGCCGCAAGGAGATGCTGCGCGACATCGCGATCCTGACCGGCGGCCAGGTGATCTCCGAGGAGGTCGGCCGGCGACTCGACAGCACCACGGTCCAGGATCTGGGTCGCGCTCGCCGCGTCGTGGCCACCAAGGACGAGACGACGATCGTCGAGGGTCACGGCAAGGAAGAGGACATCAAGGGCCGCATCGAGCAGATCAAGGCCCAGATCGAGCAGACCACCAGCGACTTCGACCGCGAGAAGCTCCAGGAGCGGCTGGCGAAGCTGGCCGGTGGCGTGGCCGTCATCAAGGTCGGTGCCGCGACCGAGACCGAGCTGAAGGAGAAGAAGCATCGGGTCGAGGACGCGCTCAGCGCGACCCGCGCCGCGGTCGAGGAGGGCATCGTCCCGGGTGGCGGTGTGGCGCTCCTCAAGGCGGCCGAGGCGCTCGACAGCATCGAGGCCGAGGGTGACGTCCTCACCGGCGTCAAGATCGTCAAGCGGGCGCTGGAGGAGCCGCTGCGCGGCATCGTGGCGAACGCTGGGCTCGACGGCTCGGTCGTCGTCCAGAACGTCCGCCGGCTGCAGCAGGAGAAGAACTCTCCGACCATCGGCTACGACGTGATCCGCAACGACTACGGCGACATGCTCGAGTGGGGCATCATCGACCCGGTCAAGGTGACGCGCTCCGCGGTGGAGAACGCGGCCTCGATCGCCTCGATGATCCTGACCACCGAGGCGCTGATCACGGACAAGCCGGAGGAGCAGAAGGCGCCGGCGATGCCGGGCGGCATGGACTACTAG
- the selD gene encoding selenide, water dikinase SelD: MQSRDEIRLTTLASCAGUASKMGPEALAQVLRPLTQLSDPNLIVGLQTSDDAAVYRLSDDLALIQTVDFFTPVVDDPYVYGAIAAANSMSDVYAMGGTPLFALNIAGFPDNLPLDVLQRIFQGGADKAAEAGVVIAGGHTVTDNEPKYGLVVTGTIHPDRVVTKAGARPGDVLYLTKPLGTGVITTALKAGAADPADVEAAVASMLKLNRTAAALMQEVGVNACTDITGFGMIGHATEVAQKSGVRLVLSAGQMPWLPGAERYAAEGRLPGGARRNQAFYGDGPESILEVTPGIPQTTLDLLFDPETSGGLLIAVPSDRAQALEQAFAAAGEPLWRVGSVEEGQGLVLQP, translated from the coding sequence GTGCAGTCTCGCGATGAGATTCGCCTCACGACACTGGCGAGCTGCGCTGGTTGAGCGTCCAAAATGGGCCCAGAGGCCCTGGCGCAGGTGCTGCGTCCGCTCACTCAGCTCAGTGACCCCAATCTGATCGTCGGGCTCCAGACCAGCGATGACGCGGCCGTCTATCGCCTGAGCGACGACCTTGCCTTGATCCAGACGGTCGACTTCTTCACGCCGGTGGTCGACGACCCGTACGTGTACGGCGCTATCGCTGCAGCCAACTCCATGAGCGACGTCTACGCCATGGGGGGTACGCCGCTGTTCGCGCTGAACATCGCAGGTTTCCCCGACAACCTGCCGCTGGACGTCCTGCAGCGCATCTTCCAGGGGGGCGCCGACAAAGCTGCCGAGGCCGGGGTGGTCATCGCCGGAGGGCACACCGTTACCGACAATGAGCCGAAGTACGGCCTCGTCGTTACCGGCACCATCCATCCCGATCGGGTCGTAACTAAGGCCGGCGCCCGACCGGGCGATGTGCTCTACCTCACCAAGCCGCTCGGTACCGGCGTCATCACCACTGCGCTCAAGGCCGGTGCGGCCGACCCTGCCGACGTGGAGGCGGCCGTGGCGTCGATGCTGAAGCTCAATCGAACCGCCGCTGCCTTGATGCAGGAGGTTGGGGTCAACGCCTGCACCGACATCACCGGCTTCGGGATGATCGGCCACGCAACCGAGGTCGCGCAGAAGAGCGGCGTGCGCCTTGTCCTGTCGGCGGGGCAGATGCCGTGGCTCCCCGGCGCCGAGCGCTACGCCGCGGAGGGCCGCCTCCCTGGCGGGGCCCGGCGCAACCAGGCCTTCTACGGCGACGGGCCGGAGAGCATTCTCGAGGTCACGCCAGGCATCCCGCAGACGACGCTCGACCTCCTGTTCGACCCTGAGACATCGGGCGGTCTGCTGATCGCGGTTCCGAGCGACCGGGCGCAGGCACTGGAGCAGGCGTTCGCCGCGGCCGGTGAGCCGCTCTGGCGGGTGGGCTCGGTCGAGGAGGGGCAAGGGCTCGTCCTGCAACCCTGA
- a CDS encoding pyridoxal phosphate-dependent aminotransferase: MTYHFAARVTSMQPSPTIAVSDRVRALRQEGHDVLDLGGGDPDFATPEHICRAAAEAMARGETHYVASAGILPLRQAIARKLRDENGIDVDPSQIIVTPGGKSALFSAILALVGPGDDVVMFDPGWVSYEPMTTIAGAGIARIPLDPADNYRITREVIEPHLTPNARVLIVNSPNNPTGRVLTREELEVVAAIAQERDLIVISDEIYEKIVYDHHQHISIATLPGMAERTITVNGFSKAYAMTGWRLGYLAAPAPIIKQVAKIHSHSVTCATSFAQYGAVAALEGPQGFIDTMVEAWDRRRRLISSGLSAIKGVHCPLPEGAFYAFADVSGTGMTGQEVARLLIDEARVGVTPGDAFGEVSANHIRLSFANSDDIIERSLERITRVLGG, encoded by the coding sequence GTGACGTACCACTTCGCAGCCCGTGTCACCAGTATGCAGCCCTCACCGACGATCGCCGTCTCCGATCGCGTCCGAGCGCTCCGGCAGGAGGGCCACGATGTCCTCGACCTGGGCGGCGGTGACCCGGACTTCGCCACCCCCGAACACATCTGCCGCGCCGCGGCCGAAGCCATGGCTCGCGGCGAGACGCACTACGTCGCCAGCGCCGGCATCCTCCCGCTGCGCCAGGCCATCGCCCGTAAGCTCCGCGACGAGAACGGCATCGACGTCGACCCCAGCCAGATCATTGTCACGCCGGGTGGGAAGTCCGCCCTCTTCTCCGCCATCCTCGCCCTGGTCGGACCCGGCGACGATGTGGTCATGTTCGACCCCGGCTGGGTTTCCTATGAACCGATGACCACGATCGCCGGCGCCGGGATCGCCCGCATCCCGCTCGATCCCGCCGACAACTACCGCATCACCCGCGAGGTCATCGAGCCGCACCTCACGCCGAACGCCCGGGTGCTCATCGTGAACAGCCCCAACAACCCGACCGGGCGCGTCCTGACCCGCGAGGAGCTGGAAGTGGTGGCCGCCATCGCGCAGGAGCGCGACCTGATCGTCATCTCGGATGAGATCTACGAGAAGATCGTCTACGACCACCACCAGCACATCAGCATCGCGACACTGCCGGGGATGGCCGAGCGTACCATCACCGTCAACGGCTTCTCTAAGGCCTACGCGATGACCGGCTGGCGACTCGGCTATCTGGCCGCGCCCGCACCCATCATCAAGCAGGTGGCGAAGATCCACAGCCATTCGGTCACCTGCGCCACGTCGTTCGCCCAGTACGGCGCCGTCGCGGCACTGGAGGGCCCGCAGGGTTTCATCGACACGATGGTCGAGGCCTGGGACCGCCGTCGCCGCCTGATCTCCTCCGGCCTGAGCGCGATCAAGGGCGTGCACTGCCCGCTGCCGGAGGGCGCCTTCTACGCCTTCGCCGACGTGAGCGGCACCGGGATGACCGGCCAGGAAGTGGCGCGCCTGCTGATCGACGAGGCGCGGGTCGGCGTGACCCCAGGCGATGCGTTCGGCGAGGTCAGCGCAAACCACATCCGCCTGAGCTTCGCCAACTCCGACGACATCATCGAGCGCTCCCTGGAGCGCATCACGCGCGTCCTGGGAGGTTAG
- a CDS encoding antibiotic biosynthesis monooxygenase family protein, which translates to MMTVITETTLKPGQEQEWDRAFEERIGAAKSQPGWIDAQLLIPEDEPNKRIVVGTWRSRDDWERWHQTSTFQQTREPMNRSTADDGRPEWHQVRAREAMEA; encoded by the coding sequence ATGATGACCGTGATCACCGAGACAACCCTCAAGCCGGGCCAGGAGCAGGAATGGGACCGAGCTTTCGAGGAACGGATAGGCGCCGCGAAGAGCCAGCCGGGCTGGATCGACGCGCAGTTGCTCATCCCCGAGGATGAGCCGAACAAGCGCATCGTGGTCGGCACCTGGCGTTCCCGCGACGACTGGGAGCGCTGGCACCAGACATCGACCTTCCAGCAGACGCGCGAGCCCATGAACCGATCGACCGCCGATGACGGCCGACCGGAGTGGCACCAGGTCCGGGCGCGCGAGGCGATGGAGGCCTGA